The Armatimonadota bacterium genome includes a window with the following:
- the nuoL-1 gene encoding NADH-quinone oxidoreductase subunit L: MIGDYLWLIPAFPLAGVLVNGLLGHRLPRMLSGTVACLAVLGSAVVSVMGLVYLLQIPPGQVREIHQTLFPWISTGSFKTSVSLMLDPLSAVMACVVTVVGFLIHVYSTGYMAHDPRYHRYFTYLNLFTFAMLVLVLADNFLLMFVGWEGVGLCSYLLIGFWFQKPSAAAAGKKAFLVNRVGDFGFLLGMLFIFAVFGSLDYRVVFDKVAAEPGAITATLTAICLLLFVGATGKSAQIPLYVWLPDAMEGPTPVSALIHAATMVTAGVYMVARCSILFVNAPVALLVIAIIGAGTALFAATIGLVQNDIKRVLAYSTVSQLGYMFMACGVGAFAAAIFHLMTHAFFKALLFLGAGSVIHGMHEEQDIRRMGGLMKWMPITGFTFWIGTLAIAGIPPLSGFFSKDEIIWYSLAGPLGHWAFWGVGVVTAVLTAFYMARLTFKTFHGQPRMPEEIRSKIHESPLSMTTVLTVLAVGAVFAGLVNIPEAIGHRLHLPENSIAAFTRFLEPSIVEKKEAALLIANAAGNATVGFVMPAPHVDHALELPLMGLTVVLALLSIALGASWYVRRPGTAAALAARAPVLYNLLLNKYYVDEIYSAIIVRPGMAFSRFLWRGVDVLIIDGLVNAVAWFFGIASRLFRVIQSGYVRGYAAGMLAGALIVIWVLTR, from the coding sequence GTGATCGGCGATTACCTCTGGCTCATCCCCGCGTTTCCTCTGGCAGGCGTGCTGGTGAATGGCCTGCTGGGTCACCGCCTTCCCCGGATGCTCTCGGGAACGGTTGCCTGCCTTGCCGTGCTGGGAAGCGCGGTCGTCTCGGTGATGGGGCTGGTGTACCTCCTGCAGATCCCGCCCGGTCAGGTGCGAGAGATACACCAGACTCTCTTCCCCTGGATAAGCACCGGCAGCTTCAAGACCTCGGTTTCCCTGATGTTGGACCCGCTTTCTGCGGTGATGGCGTGCGTGGTGACGGTGGTGGGCTTCCTGATCCACGTCTACTCCACGGGCTACATGGCGCACGACCCGCGCTACCACCGTTATTTCACGTATCTGAACCTGTTCACGTTCGCCATGCTGGTGCTGGTGCTGGCGGACAACTTTCTGCTGATGTTCGTCGGCTGGGAAGGCGTGGGTCTCTGCAGCTACCTGCTCATCGGGTTCTGGTTCCAGAAGCCCAGCGCCGCCGCAGCGGGCAAGAAGGCGTTCCTGGTGAACCGCGTGGGCGATTTCGGTTTCCTGCTGGGGATGCTCTTCATTTTCGCCGTATTTGGCTCGCTGGATTATCGGGTGGTGTTCGACAAAGTGGCTGCAGAGCCGGGAGCCATCACCGCCACGCTCACGGCCATCTGTCTGCTGCTATTTGTGGGAGCAACGGGCAAGTCCGCGCAGATCCCGCTTTACGTCTGGCTTCCCGACGCAATGGAGGGCCCCACCCCCGTCTCCGCGCTCATCCACGCCGCGACGATGGTGACTGCGGGTGTGTACATGGTGGCGCGCTGCTCCATCCTGTTCGTCAACGCTCCCGTGGCGCTTCTTGTGATCGCCATCATCGGAGCAGGCACAGCGCTGTTCGCGGCAACGATCGGCCTGGTGCAAAACGACATCAAGCGCGTGCTCGCCTACTCCACCGTAAGCCAACTGGGCTACATGTTCATGGCCTGCGGAGTGGGGGCGTTCGCGGCAGCCATCTTCCACTTGATGACCCACGCCTTCTTCAAGGCGCTGCTCTTCCTGGGAGCAGGCAGCGTCATCCATGGAATGCACGAGGAGCAGGACATCCGCAGGATGGGCGGTCTGATGAAGTGGATGCCCATCACGGGATTCACCTTCTGGATCGGAACTCTTGCCATCGCCGGCATCCCGCCGCTCTCCGGGTTCTTCTCCAAAGACGAGATCATCTGGTATTCCCTGGCCGGTCCCTTGGGGCACTGGGCGTTCTGGGGAGTCGGCGTGGTGACTGCTGTCCTGACGGCGTTCTATATGGCCAGGCTGACCTTCAAGACCTTCCACGGCCAGCCCAGGATGCCGGAAGAGATCCGCAGCAAGATCCACGAATCGCCGCTTTCTATGACCACCGTCCTCACCGTTCTGGCGGTGGGAGCGGTGTTCGCGGGGCTGGTGAACATTCCGGAGGCGATCGGCCACAGGCTGCATCTGCCGGAGAACTCCATTGCAGCGTTCACGCGCTTTTTGGAGCCTTCAATCGTCGAGAAAAAAGAAGCTGCGCTCCTCATTGCGAACGCAGCGGGCAATGCTACGGTGGGCTTTGTCATGCCCGCGCCGCATGTGGATCATGCGCTGGAGCTGCCTCTGATGGGTCTGACCGTCGTTCTGGCGCTCCTGTCCATTGCACTGGGAGCAAGCTGGTATGTGCGAAGGCCCGGAACGGCGGCGGCGCTTGCTGCCCGTGCGCCCGTGCTCTACAACCTTTTGCTCAACAAGTATTACGTGGACGAGATCTACAGCGCCATCATCGTCCGCCCGGGAATGGCGTTTAGCCGCTTTCTGTGGAGGGGCGTGGACGTGCTGATCATTGACGGGCTGGTAAACGCTGTGGCCTGGTTCTTCGGGATCGCAAGCCGACTGTTCCGTGTGATTCAATCCGGCTATGTCCGGGGCTACGCGGCGGGGATGCTGGCGGGAGCGCTGATCGTGATCTGGGTTCTGACACGTTGA
- the nuoK1 gene encoding NADH-quinone oxidoreductase subunit K 1 translates to MAWNAPVPFASWVMLSAVLFSIGAVGFLIRKDPIIMFMCIELMLNAGNLLFIAAARYLGTMDGQVFVFFVMAVAAAEVAVGLAIIVAIFRTKSTIDVDEMSGMRG, encoded by the coding sequence ATGGCCTGGAACGCACCCGTCCCGTTCGCCAGCTGGGTGATGCTGTCCGCAGTGTTGTTCAGCATCGGAGCAGTGGGGTTCCTCATCCGTAAGGATCCCATCATTATGTTTATGTGCATCGAGCTGATGCTGAACGCGGGGAACCTTCTGTTTATCGCTGCCGCCCGCTACCTGGGCACGATGGACGGTCAGGTGTTCGTGTTCTTCGTCATGGCCGTGGCGGCCGCTGAGGTGGCTGTTGGTCTGGCGATTATTGTGGCCATCTTCCGGACGAAGTCCACCATTGACGTGGACGAGATGAGCGGGATGAGAGGCTGA
- a CDS encoding NADH-quinone oxidoreductase subunit J — MTLLPFVALSVVAIAFALLLVLNRNAVHGALCLVVNFAVVAVFFLMLGAEFIAVVQVAVYAGAIMVLFLFVLMLLNIQGQEGGLEQKPRSQILIAAVLGILLLAEIGVLAPMAAGLGGAQASAVPADFGSPKLVGLTLFRDHLLAFEIAAFILLAAMMGAVVLAKRRLA, encoded by the coding sequence GTGACTCTTCTTCCGTTCGTTGCGCTGTCCGTCGTTGCGATCGCTTTCGCGCTGCTTCTCGTGTTGAACCGCAACGCCGTGCACGGCGCTTTGTGCCTCGTGGTGAACTTCGCGGTGGTGGCAGTCTTCTTCCTGATGCTGGGCGCGGAGTTCATTGCGGTGGTGCAGGTGGCGGTCTACGCAGGCGCCATCATGGTTCTGTTCCTGTTCGTGCTGATGCTGCTGAACATCCAGGGGCAGGAAGGCGGTCTAGAACAGAAGCCTCGCTCGCAGATCCTGATAGCCGCCGTGCTGGGCATCCTGCTGCTGGCGGAGATCGGGGTGCTGGCGCCGATGGCGGCCGGACTGGGCGGCGCTCAGGCGTCCGCGGTGCCCGCTGATTTCGGTTCGCCGAAGCTGGTGGGTCTGACTCTTTTTCGGGATCACCTGCTGGCCTTCGAGATCGCGGCGTTCATCCTGCTGGCGGCCATGATGGGAGCAGTGGTCCTTGCGAAAAGGAGGCTGGCGTAA
- the nuoH2 gene encoding NADH-quinone oxidoreductase subunit H 2 codes for MSDTLFTWIASLVKAVLVFAVLMSLVPLLIWLERKVVAWMQQRIGPNRCGPFGLLQPMADAVKLIIKENIIPAGVDRITYYLAPILSIVPALAAFAVVPFGEPVTIFGRTVALQVADVNIGILYILALSSLAVYGVTLAGWSSNNKYSLLGALRSSAQMISYEIPIGLAVVSVVLMAGSLSLKDIVDLQRESGYWLVFPQLISFIIFLIASNAELNRPPFDMAEAESELVAGFHTEYTGFRFAMFFMGEYVNLVTVSALATVMFLGGWHAPFGLPEIPIVWFLVKIFAFIIFYMWIRATLPRIRYDLLMAFGWKVLIPVGFLNLAVTAVVVTLSADRAMPLLTVVNVTLAVVVGAVIKIAGRRVERRAPRLAPATEAGG; via the coding sequence ATGAGCGACACCCTGTTCACGTGGATCGCTTCGCTGGTGAAGGCCGTGCTGGTCTTCGCCGTCCTGATGAGCCTGGTTCCCCTTTTGATCTGGCTGGAGCGTAAGGTCGTCGCGTGGATGCAGCAGAGGATCGGCCCGAACCGTTGCGGACCGTTCGGACTGCTTCAGCCGATGGCGGACGCTGTCAAGCTCATCATCAAGGAAAACATTATCCCGGCGGGCGTGGATCGCATTACGTACTATCTGGCCCCCATCCTCTCCATCGTGCCTGCACTGGCGGCGTTTGCGGTGGTGCCCTTCGGGGAGCCCGTGACGATCTTTGGCCGGACGGTGGCGCTGCAAGTGGCGGATGTCAATATCGGGATCCTGTATATCCTGGCGCTCTCCTCGCTGGCGGTCTACGGTGTGACTCTGGCCGGATGGAGTTCGAACAACAAGTACTCGCTGCTGGGAGCGCTCCGATCGAGCGCGCAGATGATCTCCTATGAGATCCCCATCGGGCTGGCGGTGGTCTCTGTGGTCCTGATGGCGGGGTCGCTCAGCCTCAAGGATATTGTGGACCTGCAGCGGGAAAGCGGATACTGGCTTGTCTTTCCGCAGCTCATCAGCTTCATCATCTTCCTGATCGCCAGCAACGCCGAGCTGAACCGTCCGCCGTTCGACATGGCGGAGGCGGAATCGGAGCTCGTGGCTGGCTTTCACACGGAGTACACAGGCTTCCGTTTCGCCATGTTCTTCATGGGCGAATACGTCAACCTGGTGACGGTCAGCGCGCTGGCGACCGTGATGTTTCTGGGAGGCTGGCACGCCCCGTTCGGTCTGCCGGAAATACCCATTGTCTGGTTCTTGGTGAAGATTTTCGCCTTCATCATCTTCTACATGTGGATCCGCGCCACGCTGCCGCGAATACGCTACGACCTGCTGATGGCGTTCGGCTGGAAGGTGCTCATTCCGGTGGGGTTCCTGAACCTTGCCGTAACAGCTGTCGTCGTGACCTTGTCGGCGGACCGGGCGATGCCGTTGCTGACGGTGGTGAATGTGACGCTGGCGGTGGTGGTGGGAGCGGTCATCAAGATCGCCGGACGGCGCGTGGAGCGCAGGGCTCCCCGCCTTGCTCCGGCCACGGAGGCGGGAGGCTGA
- the nuoF gene encoding NADH-quinone oxidoreductase subunit F — translation MANEIVFSQNHIPGIRGIDVYLENGGYRSVKKALEMTPAEVIAEVKDSGLRGRGGAGFPTGMKWSFVPQNTGKPHYLVCNADESEPGTFKDRELMEVNPHQLLEGMIVACHAIGANRAFIYVRGEYVGPLRVLNQAIEEAYARGWLGENIQGTGFDCHISLHPGAGAYICGEESALLDSLEGRRGLPRLKPPFPAVSGLYRSPTIINNVETLCNVPHIINNGAQWFRQWGTEKSPGTKIFSVSGHVRKPGNYEIPLGTPLMTLLNDYAGGIREGHTLKAIIPGGSSVPILPAEKCDINLDYESIQAAGSMLGSAGMIVMDDSTCMVWAARNLVHFYRHESCGKCTPCREGTDWMYKILNELEETGGRKEDIDLLLDITDNMDGKCFCPLGDTSIASVVSGIEHWRHEFEAHVENRGCPMRRREGAALEGAAAAG, via the coding sequence ATGGCTAACGAGATCGTCTTCAGTCAGAACCATATTCCCGGCATCCGCGGAATTGACGTATATCTGGAGAACGGCGGCTACCGTAGCGTGAAGAAAGCGCTGGAGATGACCCCGGCCGAGGTGATCGCCGAGGTCAAGGATTCGGGTCTGCGAGGGCGCGGAGGAGCTGGTTTTCCCACCGGGATGAAGTGGAGTTTTGTGCCGCAGAACACCGGCAAACCGCACTATCTGGTCTGCAACGCCGACGAAAGCGAGCCGGGCACTTTCAAAGACCGTGAGCTGATGGAGGTGAATCCGCATCAGCTTCTGGAGGGGATGATCGTCGCCTGCCACGCGATTGGGGCAAACCGGGCTTTCATCTACGTGCGCGGAGAATATGTCGGCCCTCTCCGTGTTCTGAATCAGGCCATCGAAGAGGCATATGCGCGTGGCTGGCTGGGCGAAAATATCCAGGGCACAGGGTTCGACTGCCACATAAGTCTGCATCCGGGGGCGGGCGCTTACATCTGCGGTGAGGAATCCGCCCTGCTGGATTCGCTGGAAGGTCGCAGGGGCCTGCCGCGGCTCAAGCCGCCGTTCCCAGCCGTTTCCGGACTCTACCGCAGCCCCACCATCATCAACAATGTCGAGACGCTGTGCAACGTCCCGCACATTATCAACAACGGCGCGCAGTGGTTCCGCCAGTGGGGAACGGAGAAGAGTCCGGGCACCAAGATCTTCTCCGTCTCTGGTCACGTCAGGAAACCCGGCAACTACGAGATCCCCCTCGGCACTCCCCTGATGACCCTCCTGAACGACTATGCTGGAGGGATTCGGGAAGGCCACACGTTGAAGGCCATCATCCCTGGCGGATCCAGCGTTCCCATTCTGCCCGCCGAGAAGTGCGACATCAATCTGGACTACGAGTCCATTCAGGCGGCTGGCTCCATGCTGGGGTCGGCCGGGATGATCGTGATGGATGACTCCACTTGCATGGTCTGGGCGGCCAGGAATCTGGTGCACTTCTACCGGCACGAGTCCTGCGGCAAGTGCACGCCCTGCCGGGAGGGCACAGACTGGATGTACAAGATCCTGAACGAGCTGGAGGAGACCGGCGGCCGCAAGGAAGACATCGATCTCCTGCTCGATATCACGGACAACATGGACGGCAAGTGCTTCTGCCCCCTGGGAGACACCTCCATCGCCAGCGTCGTTTCCGGCATCGAGCACTGGCGTCACGAGTTCGAGGCGCACGTGGAGAACCGGGGGTGCCCCATGCGGCGGCGCGAGGGAGCTGCACTGGAAGGAGCGGCGGCCGCGGGATGA